One stretch of Chitinophaga pendula DNA includes these proteins:
- a CDS encoding cob(I)yrinic acid a,c-diamide adenosyltransferase, whose translation MSFKIYTKTGDKGKTSLIGGTKVSKSHIRIDAYGTVDELNSYIGLVSDHLSDEATKLFLKEIQDRLFTIGSSLACDPDKDTKMKIPDLHESDIRLLETNMDQMDAELPPMKSFILPGGHVAVSTCHIARCVCRRAERICVGMQESDMFIEPLVLKYINRLSDYLFMLSRWVAHRLGVAEIPWKPRV comes from the coding sequence ATGTCTTTTAAGATATACACCAAGACGGGAGATAAGGGAAAGACCTCTCTGATAGGCGGCACGAAGGTATCCAAGAGCCATATCCGTATTGATGCCTATGGTACTGTAGACGAGTTAAACTCCTATATAGGGTTGGTCAGTGATCATTTAAGTGATGAGGCCACCAAGTTGTTCCTGAAAGAGATACAGGATCGTTTGTTCACTATTGGTTCTTCGCTGGCGTGTGATCCTGATAAGGACACGAAGATGAAGATACCGGATCTGCATGAGTCGGATATACGGTTGCTGGAGACAAATATGGATCAGATGGATGCGGAGTTACCGCCGATGAAGTCGTTCATATTGCCTGGCGGGCATGTGGCGGTGTCTACCTGTCATATTGCGCGTTGTGTGTGCAGGCGTGCGGAGCGGATATGTGTGGGTATGCAGGAGTCGGATATGTTTATAGAGCCGTTGGTGTTGAAGTATATCAACCGTTTGAGTGATTATCTTTTTATGTTATCCCGTTGGGTGGCGCACCGGTTGGGTGTAGCGGAGATACCCTGGAAGCCGCGGGTTTAG
- a CDS encoding ABC transporter ATP-binding protein — protein sequence MHPQAVIHLEGIRKSYYIGKNELPVLKGIDLDIRKNEYVALMGPSGSGKSTLMNILGCLDTPTDGRYVLSGHDVSKMEDNDLAHVRNKEIGFVFQQFNLMPRLTALENVAVPLIYAGVSKKEREDKARAMLEKVGLGERYKHKPNELSGGQCQRVAIARALVNDPSLILADEPTGNLDTKTSIEIMEIFGKIHASGNTVVLVTHEEDIADHARRVVRLRDGVVETDKLNPKYLEVQS from the coding sequence ATGCATCCACAGGCTGTTATCCACCTGGAAGGTATCCGGAAAAGTTATTATATCGGCAAGAATGAGTTGCCGGTATTGAAAGGTATTGATCTGGATATTCGTAAAAATGAGTATGTAGCATTGATGGGGCCATCCGGCTCCGGTAAATCGACCCTGATGAACATATTAGGATGTCTGGACACCCCTACAGACGGCCGGTATGTATTGAGTGGACATGATGTGAGCAAGATGGAGGACAATGATCTTGCGCATGTCCGTAATAAGGAGATTGGTTTTGTATTCCAGCAGTTTAACCTTATGCCCCGTCTTACAGCGCTGGAGAATGTGGCGGTGCCTTTGATCTATGCCGGTGTCAGCAAAAAGGAGCGGGAGGATAAGGCCCGAGCTATGCTGGAGAAGGTGGGATTAGGGGAGCGTTACAAGCACAAACCTAATGAGCTTTCCGGTGGTCAGTGCCAGCGTGTGGCGATTGCGCGAGCGCTGGTGAATGATCCTTCCCTTATTCTTGCGGATGAGCCTACTGGTAACCTGGATACGAAGACCTCTATTGAGATCATGGAGATCTTTGGTAAGATCCATGCTTCGGGCAATACGGTGGTGTTGGTGACGCACGAAGAGGACATTGCGGACCATGCGCGCCGGGTAGTGCGGTTGCGAGATGGTGTGGTGGAGACGGACAAGCTGAATCCGAAGTACCTGGAGGTGCAATCTTAG
- the gatC gene encoding Asp-tRNA(Asn)/Glu-tRNA(Gln) amidotransferase subunit GatC, with translation MEVNDALVLQLAALSKLEFSERERKDIRHDLQQMITFVDKLNELNTADVKPLLHLTEEYNVLREDRVITSVTREEALSNAPLASEEYFKVPKVIKK, from the coding sequence ATGGAAGTAAATGACGCATTGGTGTTACAATTGGCAGCTCTTTCCAAGCTGGAGTTCAGTGAGCGGGAGCGGAAAGATATCCGGCATGATCTTCAGCAGATGATCACGTTTGTGGACAAGCTGAATGAGTTGAATACAGCAGATGTAAAGCCCCTGCTTCATCTCACGGAGGAGTACAATGTGCTTCGTGAGGACCGTGTGATTACGTCAGTAACGCGGGAGGAAGCGCTTAGTAATGCCCCACTGGCCAGTGAAGAGTACTTCAAGGTTCCAAAAGTTATTAAAAAATAG
- the trpS gene encoding tryptophan--tRNA ligase, with protein MSMANEKEIVVSGIRSTGFLHLGNYFGAIRNYIRMQEDYNCYFFVADWHSLTTHPDPKDLRASVFRVLAENIASGLDPEKVALYAQSDIPEIAELYLLLNMMAYKGELEKVPTFKDKVRLQPQNVNAGLLTYPVLMSADILIHRAVKVPVGKDQEQHLEMARNFAQRFNNRYGDVFPEPIAFNFGDNLIRIPSLDGNGKMSKSENEMATLYLADADDAIRKKIMKAKTDSGPVEPGAPRAESVENLFQLMQLVSTPDVLQHFETTYQDQSIRYGDMKKQLAEDMVSFIAPIRENAAALQQDQTYLNRIMKYGAEKARESAAATLNKARKHIGINYY; from the coding sequence ATGAGTATGGCTAATGAAAAAGAAATAGTGGTAAGCGGCATCCGCTCCACCGGTTTTTTACACTTAGGAAATTATTTCGGCGCTATCCGCAACTATATCCGTATGCAGGAAGACTACAATTGCTATTTCTTTGTAGCCGACTGGCATTCACTTACCACACACCCAGATCCTAAAGACCTGCGCGCCAGCGTATTCCGCGTACTGGCAGAAAATATCGCCTCCGGCCTCGATCCGGAAAAAGTAGCCCTCTACGCCCAAAGCGATATTCCTGAGATCGCAGAACTATATCTCCTCCTCAATATGATGGCCTACAAAGGAGAACTGGAAAAAGTACCGACTTTCAAAGACAAAGTACGCCTGCAACCACAAAACGTGAACGCCGGCCTCCTCACATACCCCGTACTCATGAGCGCAGATATCCTCATCCACCGCGCCGTAAAAGTACCCGTAGGCAAAGACCAGGAACAACACCTGGAAATGGCCCGCAACTTCGCACAACGATTCAATAATCGCTATGGCGACGTATTCCCCGAACCAATAGCCTTCAATTTCGGCGATAACCTCATCCGCATCCCCAGCCTCGATGGCAACGGCAAAATGAGCAAAAGCGAAAACGAAATGGCCACCCTCTATCTCGCCGATGCCGACGACGCCATCCGCAAAAAAATCATGAAAGCAAAAACAGATAGCGGTCCCGTAGAACCAGGCGCACCACGCGCCGAATCAGTGGAAAACCTGTTCCAGCTCATGCAACTGGTCTCCACTCCCGATGTGCTCCAACACTTCGAAACCACCTATCAGGACCAAAGCATCCGTTACGGCGATATGAAAAAACAACTGGCAGAAGATATGGTCAGCTTTATCGCACCCATCCGCGAAAACGCAGCCGCACTCCAGCAAGACCAAACCTACCTGAACCGTATCATGAAATACGGCGCAGAAAAAGCCAGAGAAAGCGCCGCCGCTACCCTCAACAAAGCCAGAAAACATATCGGTATCAACTACTATTGA
- a CDS encoding deoxynucleoside kinase: MAKNNKIKHIAIAGNIGAGKTTLTELLARHYKWAPQFEDVEHNPYLNDFYEDMPRWSFNLQVYFLHGRLKQLLEIQNGRDTVIQDRTIYEDAHIFAPNLYEMGLMTKRDFDNYFNFFETLKSMVKPPDLLIYLQASVPTLVAQIQKRGREYEENIRLDYLKRLNEFYNNWIEKYKEGPLLIIDIDKNKFPESEEDLGEIINKIDAQLHGLF, from the coding sequence ATGGCAAAAAATAATAAGATCAAACACATCGCAATAGCGGGAAATATAGGAGCAGGCAAAACTACACTCACAGAACTGCTGGCCAGACACTATAAATGGGCGCCACAGTTCGAAGACGTAGAACATAATCCTTACCTCAATGACTTCTATGAAGATATGCCACGCTGGTCGTTCAATCTCCAGGTATACTTCCTGCATGGCAGATTAAAACAACTGCTCGAAATACAAAACGGCAGAGACACCGTCATCCAGGACAGAACCATCTACGAAGATGCCCACATCTTCGCACCCAACCTCTACGAAATGGGCCTCATGACCAAAAGAGACTTCGATAACTACTTCAATTTCTTCGAAACACTCAAATCAATGGTCAAACCGCCCGACTTATTGATCTACCTCCAGGCTTCCGTACCCACACTCGTAGCACAAATACAGAAAAGAGGTCGTGAGTACGAAGAAAATATCCGGCTCGACTACCTCAAACGCCTGAACGAATTCTACAACAACTGGATAGAAAAATATAAAGAAGGTCCGCTCCTCATCATCGATATCGATAAAAACAAATTCCCCGAAAGCGAAGAAGACCTCGGAGAGATCATCAACAAAATAGACGCACAGCTCCACGGACTGTTTTAA
- a CDS encoding ComEA family DNA-binding protein, which translates to MATKKKNCRLTLILLLSLSLTTFRSRAQENIAAETQLENQTARAELPDDDNHWQQLQSFSRHKIDLNKADAATLTALGILDPLQVTQLLNYRRLMGPFLAIYELQAIPGYDTSVIIQLLPYVTVNDATQAVTPRDYLRKGTHQLLIRYDRQLPAPRGYHRTDTTAAHYTGSPDQLLLRYRYSLPRHISWGLLMEKDAGEQLFKGTQKQGFDFYSAHLFLRDYKHIKALAIGDFTANLGQGLLNWQALAFDKSAAVMQIKREGDILRPYASAGEFNFFRGAGITLQQKAWQLTAFGSSRRLDGNLVSTDTLEWITAFTTSGYHRSINENTKKGTVRQLTAGANLSYHRDNWHIGLNMIAHQLSAPLQKATAAYNRFTFHGNKLLAGSIDYALTWKNIHYFGEIAMSSNRKPAVVMGALASVAPAVDIAVLYRSYHRAYQSLYAHAFGESYQNVNEQGIYAALRLKLHQRLYLDAFADRYRFPWLKYRINAPSAGSEYLLAFTYTPRKQITCYFAWHVQQRPIAAEDDSSFIRPVNKAIEKSIRLQTSFPLGKYLICRTRAEWQYINKNAMIQQGGVIYVELRYKPLNSHWRWSARGTRFNTGGSDNRLYITEGGMLYNYAVAQLSGRGWQYYLQGEWKCNRRITAWIRWHQTLYEDRQFIGSGWDRINGAAKHTFQCQWQYLF; encoded by the coding sequence ATGGCAACAAAAAAGAAAAATTGCAGGCTGACACTTATCCTGCTGCTATCACTGTCGTTAACAACCTTTCGCTCCCGGGCACAGGAAAACATCGCAGCCGAAACCCAGCTGGAAAACCAGACCGCACGTGCCGAACTACCAGACGATGACAACCACTGGCAGCAACTACAATCCTTCAGCAGGCACAAGATCGACCTCAACAAAGCCGACGCAGCCACCCTCACAGCACTCGGCATACTGGACCCCCTGCAAGTAACACAGCTACTCAACTACCGCAGACTCATGGGGCCATTCCTAGCGATCTATGAACTGCAAGCCATACCAGGGTACGATACCTCCGTGATCATACAGTTACTGCCCTACGTAACCGTCAACGACGCCACACAAGCGGTAACCCCGCGGGACTATCTCCGCAAAGGCACTCACCAGCTGCTGATCAGATATGACCGGCAACTACCAGCCCCTAGAGGCTACCACCGCACAGATACCACCGCCGCACATTATACCGGCAGTCCCGATCAACTCCTCCTGAGATATCGTTATAGCCTCCCTCGGCATATAAGTTGGGGCCTCCTGATGGAAAAAGATGCAGGCGAACAGTTGTTTAAAGGAACACAAAAACAAGGCTTCGACTTCTACAGCGCACACCTGTTCCTGCGGGATTATAAACACATAAAAGCACTGGCAATAGGAGACTTCACCGCCAATCTCGGACAAGGACTCCTCAACTGGCAAGCATTGGCATTCGACAAAAGCGCTGCCGTCATGCAGATAAAACGGGAGGGCGATATATTGCGACCCTATGCATCCGCAGGAGAATTCAATTTCTTCCGCGGAGCCGGCATCACCTTACAACAAAAAGCCTGGCAACTCACCGCCTTCGGCTCCTCCCGCCGCCTGGATGGCAACCTCGTCTCGACAGATACGCTGGAATGGATCACCGCCTTCACCACCTCCGGCTATCATCGTTCTATCAACGAGAATACCAAAAAAGGAACCGTCCGGCAACTCACTGCCGGTGCTAACCTTTCCTATCACCGGGACAACTGGCACATTGGTCTCAATATGATCGCTCACCAATTATCCGCTCCGCTGCAAAAGGCCACCGCCGCCTATAATCGCTTTACCTTCCATGGAAATAAACTATTGGCAGGAAGTATCGACTATGCCCTGACATGGAAGAACATACATTACTTCGGAGAGATCGCTATGAGCAGCAATCGCAAACCGGCAGTAGTAATGGGGGCACTCGCCAGTGTAGCCCCTGCTGTAGATATCGCCGTGTTATATAGAAGCTACCATAGAGCCTATCAATCACTGTATGCACACGCATTCGGCGAAAGCTATCAGAATGTCAATGAACAGGGAATATACGCTGCTCTAAGACTAAAACTGCATCAACGCCTCTATCTCGACGCATTCGCAGATAGATACCGCTTCCCCTGGTTAAAATATCGGATCAATGCACCCTCCGCCGGCAGCGAATACCTGCTGGCGTTTACCTATACCCCGCGTAAACAGATCACCTGCTACTTCGCCTGGCACGTACAACAACGCCCCATCGCTGCTGAAGACGACAGCAGCTTCATACGACCGGTCAACAAAGCAATAGAGAAAAGTATCCGCCTGCAAACCAGTTTCCCGTTAGGTAAATACCTCATTTGTCGTACGAGAGCGGAATGGCAGTATATAAATAAGAATGCCATGATCCAACAAGGGGGAGTCATTTACGTAGAACTACGATATAAGCCGTTAAACAGCCACTGGCGCTGGTCGGCAAGAGGTACCAGATTTAATACAGGTGGTAGCGACAACCGCCTCTATATCACCGAAGGGGGCATGTTATACAATTACGCAGTGGCACAGCTATCCGGCCGCGGCTGGCAATATTATCTGCAGGGAGAATGGAAATGCAACCGGCGCATCACAGCATGGATACGCTGGCATCAGACATTATACGAAGATCGCCAGTTCATAGGTAGTGGCTGGGACCGCATTAATGGCGCAGCGAAGCATACATTTCAGTGTCAATGGCAATACCTCTTTTAA
- a CDS encoding SusC/RagA family TonB-linked outer membrane protein, giving the protein MKKALLFFTIFLVSVSLAYGQQRQVSGKVTGSDGAPIPFATVQIKGTNSGTTADADGRFVLKVSTGTVLKVSALGMEDKEITVGSGNIVAVALNVSDVNLKEVTVTGAFGIKKAQRNTSYSSQVIGTEQLNVIPQTNVNNALAGKVAGVQFQGQSPMKLDAQGFLRIRGGLGLKDVDPIYVVDGTIVGAFEINPNDIADVTILKGANATALLGGRARNGAIMITTKKGSKGGFGIEVNQGITFDKVYILPKYQNQYAGGGVSSLIPFKYEAGMPDEWKALDGKSYLDHTDDASWGPRIEGQEYAPWYAWIPGTQYTGKTERLQAQPNNVRDFYQTGITSNTNVALTKGGEQYNMRISYTNQSVKGMLPGTSSKRNALSFNGSYDLNPHFTTGANVNYTTTNIRGEFDDAYSNQSAGNFSQWFHRELDMSKLRELRGLRNPTGTLAGWNGNNPDSYLDLGPTDYWKNNYWYNPYAYFDNIDYNQTRNRLFGDAFLTYKFNDALSLRGTIRKDLLTTNRENKIKSIIERSGGQTGKLASYDTRLESYDETNYELIATYNKKITDFDINVTAGGNIFTREEKTALQKTSNGLIIPDLFAITNSKDQPSLENIRRSYKTNSLFASGEFGYKRIININAAVRADWYSTLPSSGNRLISPSVGGTFIFSELTHNALPWLSFGKVFASWGKKPLDLGFHEANFSYKLDQFQWGSNIVMRTPNSFPDSTLKGSLITTYEAGFDVRFLDNRFGLNALYYNEDNNNAPLPVTVGGAGGFTTRVVNAARVKRTGIELLLTAKILQSKDFTWDVSKSFSYLLSNKVVSLYNNVDRIQLDATAFGTRFARAFQQKGENWGQLIGAGIKRNADGQPLLDPVLGTYVTDSEKKWGSIVPRITGGLTNTFSYKDFTLAFSVDYQVGGKFFSLTENFSTFSGLLDVTASTNDKGKNVRDDVANGGGVHVTGVSTADGKTPVDLYIPAKRYYQQYYNNQIAEPFIHDLTFVKLREISLGYNLPLRKWGVTNWVKGMYVSVLARNPWLIYREAKNFDPSEISNNAGESGQFPGTRSLGFNVKFSF; this is encoded by the coding sequence ATGAAAAAGGCTCTACTCTTTTTCACCATCTTTTTGGTGAGTGTAAGCCTGGCCTATGGACAACAACGCCAGGTTTCAGGTAAAGTTACTGGCTCAGACGGAGCCCCTATACCTTTCGCAACTGTACAAATCAAAGGGACAAATTCTGGTACTACCGCAGACGCTGATGGACGTTTCGTGTTGAAAGTTTCAACCGGCACCGTCTTAAAAGTTTCCGCTCTCGGGATGGAGGACAAAGAAATTACTGTTGGGTCAGGCAATATCGTTGCCGTTGCACTCAATGTTTCTGACGTAAACTTAAAAGAGGTAACAGTAACCGGCGCTTTCGGTATTAAGAAAGCCCAGCGTAATACCTCCTATAGCTCCCAGGTAATCGGTACAGAACAACTTAATGTAATCCCACAAACCAATGTAAACAATGCATTGGCGGGTAAAGTGGCAGGTGTGCAGTTTCAAGGACAATCGCCTATGAAACTCGATGCACAGGGCTTCCTGCGTATTCGTGGTGGCCTTGGACTGAAAGACGTAGATCCTATCTATGTAGTAGATGGTACGATCGTAGGTGCTTTTGAAATTAACCCCAATGACATCGCAGATGTGACAATCCTGAAAGGTGCGAACGCAACAGCACTATTGGGCGGTCGTGCCAGAAACGGTGCCATTATGATCACTACGAAGAAAGGATCTAAAGGCGGTTTCGGAATTGAAGTAAACCAAGGTATCACCTTCGATAAAGTGTATATCCTGCCTAAATACCAAAACCAATACGCAGGCGGTGGTGTAAGCTCTCTCATTCCGTTTAAGTATGAAGCAGGTATGCCCGACGAATGGAAAGCCCTCGATGGAAAATCCTACCTGGATCACACAGATGATGCCAGCTGGGGCCCACGCATAGAAGGACAGGAATATGCACCCTGGTACGCTTGGATACCTGGTACACAGTACACTGGTAAAACAGAAAGGTTGCAAGCACAACCTAATAACGTAAGAGATTTCTATCAGACCGGTATCACAAGTAATACTAACGTCGCATTGACCAAAGGTGGAGAACAATACAATATGCGCATCTCCTATACCAATCAATCCGTTAAAGGGATGCTACCTGGTACCAGCTCAAAAAGGAATGCATTGTCTTTCAATGGATCATACGACCTGAATCCTCACTTCACTACAGGCGCAAATGTTAACTACACCACCACAAATATCAGAGGAGAATTTGATGATGCCTATAGCAACCAGTCCGCTGGTAACTTCTCTCAGTGGTTCCACAGAGAACTGGATATGAGCAAACTGAGAGAACTGAGAGGCCTCAGAAACCCTACCGGTACCCTCGCCGGATGGAACGGTAACAACCCCGACTCCTATCTCGATTTAGGCCCGACAGACTATTGGAAAAATAACTATTGGTATAATCCATATGCTTATTTTGATAACATTGATTACAACCAGACCAGGAACAGACTCTTCGGAGATGCATTCCTGACCTACAAATTCAATGACGCATTAAGCTTAAGAGGTACCATTAGAAAAGACCTGTTAACAACAAACAGAGAAAATAAAATTAAATCCATCATCGAAAGAAGTGGTGGACAAACCGGTAAACTGGCTAGCTACGATACCCGGTTGGAAAGTTATGATGAAACCAACTACGAGTTGATCGCTACCTACAATAAAAAGATCACCGACTTTGATATCAATGTGACAGCAGGTGGTAACATCTTTACCAGAGAAGAGAAAACAGCACTTCAGAAAACTTCAAATGGTCTTATTATCCCAGATCTCTTCGCGATCACCAACTCAAAAGACCAACCCAGCCTCGAAAATATAAGAAGATCATATAAAACCAACTCCCTCTTCGCATCAGGTGAGTTCGGTTATAAACGCATCATCAACATTAACGCAGCAGTACGCGCAGACTGGTATTCTACACTGCCTTCAAGTGGCAACCGCCTGATCTCACCTTCTGTTGGTGGTACCTTCATCTTTAGTGAACTTACTCACAACGCGCTGCCTTGGTTGAGCTTCGGTAAAGTATTTGCCAGCTGGGGTAAAAAACCACTGGACCTCGGATTCCATGAGGCCAACTTCTCCTATAAACTGGACCAGTTCCAATGGGGAAGCAACATCGTAATGCGTACACCAAACTCCTTCCCGGATTCAACCCTCAAAGGCTCTCTGATCACTACCTATGAAGCAGGTTTCGACGTACGCTTCCTGGACAACAGATTCGGCCTGAACGCTTTGTATTATAATGAAGACAATAACAACGCACCACTGCCAGTGACAGTGGGTGGCGCTGGTGGATTCACAACCAGAGTAGTAAACGCAGCAAGAGTTAAAAGAACAGGTATCGAATTATTACTGACTGCCAAGATCCTTCAGTCTAAAGACTTCACATGGGATGTAAGCAAATCATTCTCTTATCTGTTAAGCAACAAAGTAGTTTCCCTGTATAACAACGTTGACAGGATTCAACTTGATGCCACAGCATTCGGTACCCGCTTCGCTCGTGCATTCCAGCAGAAAGGCGAAAACTGGGGACAACTGATTGGCGCTGGTATTAAACGTAATGCAGATGGTCAACCACTACTGGATCCGGTACTGGGTACATATGTAACCGACAGCGAAAAGAAATGGGGCTCTATCGTTCCGCGCATTACAGGTGGCTTGACAAATACCTTTAGCTACAAAGATTTTACATTGGCCTTCAGCGTCGACTATCAGGTGGGTGGTAAGTTCTTCTCCCTCACAGAAAACTTTTCAACATTCTCTGGATTGCTGGACGTAACCGCATCTACCAACGATAAAGGTAAAAATGTACGTGACGACGTAGCCAATGGCGGCGGTGTACACGTTACCGGCGTCTCTACCGCAGATGGTAAAACCCCCGTTGATTTATACATCCCGGCAAAACGCTACTACCAACAATACTATAACAACCAGATTGCTGAACCTTTCATTCATGACCTGACGTTTGTGAAACTGAGAGAAATAAGCCTTGGATATAACTTACCACTCAGAAAGTGGGGTGTTACCAACTGGGTGAAAGGTATGTATGTTTCCGTACTCGCCCGTAACCCATGGCTGATATATCGTGAAGCGAAGAATTTTGATCCTTCAGAAATATCAAATAATGCTGGTGAAAGTGGCCAGTTCCCTGGTACTCGCTCACTTGGCTTTAATGTTAAGTTTAGTTTCTAA
- a CDS encoding SusD/RagB family nutrient-binding outer membrane lipoprotein — protein MKKQFLKYTFIVSLGVLGALGQGCSKIDKFGDTNFDPNTTPNPVPSALLTSVLSGTGGLVFDGNFYRNTSTQGMYCQYFTQSQYTEEARYAIPDYNWDVFFAGSDADNVGIMPGANLFDLQNIINYVSKPENAATAVLYGSVKNQIAVARILKAYLFWNLTDQYGDMPYKEALKNTDAVPYTEQKDIYPDLLKELKEATAQFDSGEMPQGDIWFNGNKDKWIKFANSLRLLIALRMSKINPATAQTEYNSALSAGVIEDNSQNAKLDYPGGARFMNPFYEFAAVIKRSDVAVTNVVINQLKNTNDRRRAVFGSSEVGFPYGLTREDAVLFSNANPTWARPFAASYRQPTSPMYILTAAHIWLSRAEAANLGWGGDAATAYKNGIEASWKQWGVFDQTAFDAFMASPAIALTTDATKKIITQEWLAFFPDGRQGWAIWRKTGLPELAPAPGANLAIPRRIPYGSNERNLNTNAYKQAAARYTVNSSENSYYGRVWWDKQ, from the coding sequence ATGAAAAAGCAATTCTTAAAATATACATTTATCGTAAGTCTAGGCGTTTTAGGAGCGCTGGGACAAGGATGTAGCAAGATTGATAAATTCGGAGACACTAACTTTGATCCTAACACTACTCCCAACCCCGTGCCCTCTGCATTGCTGACTAGCGTATTGTCCGGTACCGGTGGACTCGTATTCGATGGTAACTTCTATCGAAATACAAGTACACAAGGTATGTATTGCCAGTACTTCACGCAAAGCCAATACACGGAAGAGGCTCGTTATGCCATACCAGACTATAACTGGGATGTTTTCTTTGCAGGTTCCGATGCAGATAACGTAGGTATTATGCCGGGCGCAAATCTGTTCGATCTGCAAAATATCATCAACTACGTCTCTAAACCCGAAAACGCAGCTACAGCAGTGCTATATGGATCTGTAAAGAACCAGATTGCAGTAGCTCGTATATTAAAAGCATATCTGTTCTGGAATCTCACCGACCAGTACGGAGACATGCCATATAAAGAGGCACTGAAAAATACAGACGCAGTACCATATACAGAACAAAAAGATATCTATCCCGATCTATTGAAAGAACTCAAGGAAGCTACCGCTCAATTCGATAGTGGTGAAATGCCTCAGGGAGATATCTGGTTCAACGGCAATAAAGACAAATGGATCAAATTTGCCAACTCGCTGCGCCTGCTGATAGCGCTTCGAATGTCCAAAATCAATCCCGCCACTGCACAAACAGAATATAACAGCGCATTAAGTGCAGGCGTCATTGAAGATAATAGCCAGAATGCTAAACTGGATTATCCGGGTGGCGCACGTTTTATGAACCCATTCTATGAGTTCGCCGCAGTGATCAAAAGATCCGATGTGGCAGTTACAAATGTGGTGATCAATCAGCTGAAAAATACTAATGACCGTCGCCGCGCCGTATTTGGCAGTTCCGAAGTAGGATTCCCTTACGGTCTTACCAGAGAAGATGCCGTACTTTTTTCAAATGCAAACCCTACCTGGGCACGTCCATTTGCTGCGTCATACAGGCAGCCAACTTCCCCCATGTATATCCTCACAGCTGCACATATTTGGTTGTCTAGAGCTGAAGCTGCGAACCTCGGATGGGGTGGGGACGCCGCTACCGCTTACAAAAACGGTATTGAGGCTTCCTGGAAACAATGGGGGGTATTTGATCAGACCGCATTTGATGCATTCATGGCTTCCCCAGCCATCGCATTGACCACAGATGCTACCAAAAAGATTATTACACAGGAGTGGCTGGCATTTTTTCCGGATGGCCGCCAAGGATGGGCAATATGGAGAAAGACCGGTCTTCCTGAACTCGCTCCCGCCCCTGGGGCAAACCTCGCAATACCTCGCCGTATCCCTTACGGCTCCAACGAAAGAAACCTGAACACCAACGCATATAAACAAGCCGCTGCACGGTATACTGTTAACAGTAGCGAAAACTCCTACTACGGCCGCGTATGGTGGGACAAACAATAA
- a CDS encoding DUF3467 domain-containing protein, translating to MENQQEEQSQLNIELSEEVAEGIYANLAIITHSNAEFVVDFVNVMPGLPKARVKSRIILTPQHAKRFMKAMMENIKKYESVHGPIQDQDPVSMPMNFGGPSAQA from the coding sequence ATGGAAAATCAGCAAGAGGAACAGAGCCAGTTAAATATCGAACTGAGTGAAGAAGTAGCAGAAGGTATATATGCCAATCTGGCCATTATCACCCACTCCAACGCAGAGTTCGTGGTAGACTTTGTCAATGTCATGCCAGGCCTGCCTAAAGCCCGCGTAAAGTCCCGCATCATTCTCACTCCTCAGCATGCTAAACGGTTCATGAAGGCCATGATGGAAAACATCAAAAAATATGAGTCCGTACATGGTCCCATACAAGACCAGGACCCGGTTTCTATGCCCATGAACTTCGGAGGCCCCTCCGCCCAGGCATAA